The Haloplanus salinarum genome includes a region encoding these proteins:
- a CDS encoding VanZ family protein, with protein MSRTSRTSITVAVALAILGASVLNPRWIGASGADAVLGLTAWFHLVGYAALGAALRPRFRPGWRGAAVAVALATGYGAGIECLQSALAFRTASLVDAAINGTGALLGVAVRDGVERRPGAGRTKR; from the coding sequence GTGTCACGAACCTCCCGAACGTCCATCACGGTCGCCGTCGCGCTCGCGATCCTCGGCGCCTCGGTGCTGAACCCCCGGTGGATCGGCGCGTCGGGTGCCGACGCGGTTCTCGGGCTCACCGCGTGGTTCCATCTCGTCGGTTACGCCGCCCTCGGCGCCGCCCTCCGCCCCCGCTTCCGTCCGGGGTGGCGCGGCGCGGCCGTCGCCGTCGCGCTCGCGACCGGGTACGGCGCCGGCATCGAATGTCTGCAGTCCGCCCTCGCCTTTCGCACTGCCAGCCTCGTCGACGCCGCGATCAACGGGACCGGCGCGCTCCTCGGCGTCGCGGTCCGGGACGGCGTCGAACGCCGCCCCGGGGCCGGGCGGACGAAGCGCTGA